The DNA window GGCCACGATGGTGCTGCTCGGCCGGGCCAACTGGTGGTGCCCGCGCTGGCTGGACCGCCTCCTGCCGAACCTGTCGGTGGAGGGCCACGAGGAGGACGAGGAGGAGGCCGCCGCGCCGGCCCCTAGGCACCGCGAACCCGCCGGGGTGTAGGCCCCGGCGGGCCGTCAGTCGGGGTCGTCGGTGTCGCAGGCGGGGACCCAGCCGGTGACGCCGGTGGCCAGGTTGCGGCCGTGGTGCCACAGGGTGCTCTCGAACCAGCCGCAGCGGTGGAGCTCGTGCTCCTCCGAGCGGTAGAGGGCGAAGCCCTCGCCGGGCTGGCCGAGGCCGTTCTGGAGCGAGCTCGCCGTCGGCTCGCTCCAGAGGACGACGTCGGGCACCGCGAAGTCGTAGAGGCGGGCGGCGGAGGCCGGGACCGGGCCGCTCAGGGTGAGGACCCCGAGCAGACCGGCCGCGGCGGTGCGGGTGACGCGCATGTGTGCCTGCCTCTGTCGTGATGGTTCAGTCACTCGGAGTGAATATCACATTCCGCGCCGCCAGCCCAGATATCCGCCGTCCAGCGGGCGGGCGTCGAAACCGTGCTCGCGCAGCACCCGTACGGCCTCGGGCGAGACCACGCAGTACGGCCCCCCGCAGTAGGCCACGATCGAGGCGTCGCGCGGCAGCTCGGCCAGCCGTTCGCGCAGCTCGGCCAGCGGCACCGAGACCGCCCCGGGGACGTGCCCGGCCGCGTAGTCGGCGGCCGGGCGCACGTCGAGGACGAGCGTGGCCGGGTCGGTCAGGCGGCCGGCCAGCTCGCCGGCGGTGACGCCCTCCATCGTGCCGAGCCGGTCGCGCACGGCGTCGCGCAGGCCGGCCAGCCGGTCGTGGGCGAAGCCCTGCAGCTCGCCGAGGAAGCGGGAGACCCGCTCGTCGGCCAGCCGGTAGTAGACCCGCGGGCCGTCCCTCCTGCTGGTCACCAGGTGGGCGGCGCGGAGCTGCTGGAGCTGTGCCGAGGTGTTCTTGAGCGCGACGCCGGCCGCCGCGGACAGCTCCTCGACCGTGCGCTCGCGCTGGTCGAGCACGTCGAGCAGGCGCAGCCGCACCGGGCTGGCGAGGGCCTTGGCGACGCGGGCGAGCTGCTGGTAGATCGGCTCCTCGGGGAACTCGGACATCAGACCATGTACTGGTCGTGCCGGAGGTAGAGGTCCGTCCACTCCTCGGGCGTGAGCTCCCGGCCGGTGTTCGCGATGTCGGCCAGCTCCTCGAAGTACGCCTCGCGGGGCGCGCCCGGCGTGAAGAGGATCAGCATCGAGGCGGGCGCGCCGGACTCGTTGCGGAAGGCGTGGATGCCGCCCTCCGGCACGAACAGGAAGTCGCCGGGGCGGCCCGTGGCCCACGTCTCGCCGTTGAACAGCCTGATCTCGCCGGACAGCACGTAGAACGACTCGGTGATCGTGCGGTGGAAGTGGGGGCTGGGGCCGGACGGGTTGGGGCCCATCTCCCAGCGGTAGAGGCCGAACGCGCCGCCCGTGGAGTCTCCTGTGCCGAGGTAGTGGACCTGGGTGCCGTTCTCGCACATCCGCAGGTCGGGGGCGCGGTCGCCGGTCCGCAGGACGCCGCCGGTCGTGCCCTTCTCGCCTTCGTGACGGATCGGGGGGTAGGACATTCCGCCTCCTTCTAATGTTCTAAGGAAGCTTAGAATAGCCTAGAATGTGATGACCGTGCGCGCCACGGCCCCCTCCCGCACGTGGGCGACCGCGTCGTTGACCGCGTCGAGCGGGAGGCGTTCGGAGATCAGGCCGTCCAGGTCGAGGCGGCCCCGCCGATGCAGTCCCGCGAGCATGGGCAGGTCGCGGTGCGGCGCGGCGTCGCCGCCCTGGGTGCCCATGAGGCGGCGGGAGGCGAACAGCAGCCCCGGGTCCAGCTCCACCGGCCGGCCCGCCGGCGGGCTGCCGACCATGACCGTCGTGCCGCCCTGCCGCGTGGCGGCGAACGCCTGCGCCAGCACGCCGGGGACGCCGGTCACGTCGAAGGCGTAGTCGGCGCCGCCCCGTACCAGCTCGCCCACCTGCCGGGGGAGGTCGGCGGCGAGCAGCGTGTGGGTGGCGCCGAAGCGCTCGGCCAGCTTGAGCTTGGGCTCGGCCACGTCCGCCGCGACGATCGTGGTCGCGCCCGCCAGCACCGCGCCCTGCACGACGTTGAGCCCCACGCCGCCGCAGCCCACGACCAGGACCGACGAGCCCGGCTCCACCCGGGCGACGTTGAGCACCGCGCCCACGCCGGTGACGACGCCGCAGGCCAGCAGGGCCAGCGCGGCGAAGTCGGCGGCGGGGCCGACCTTGACGCACATGGTCTCGGCGACGACCGCGTACTCGGCGAAGGAGCCGATGCCGATGAAGCGGCGGGTCTCCCGCCCGTCCAGCCGGACGCGCGGCGCGCCGCCCGTGATGGCCTGCAGCCGGGCCGGGCCCGAGCACAGGTGGAACCGTCCCGCGCCGCAGTGCCGGCAGCGCCCGCACGGGCCGTTCATGGCGATGACGACGGGCTCGCCCGGCCTGAGCCCCGTGACGCCCGCGCCGACGCTCTCCACCACGCCCGCGCTCTCGTGGCCGAGGATGAACGGCGGCTCGCGCACGACGGGGCTCTTGCCGTCGATGGCCTTGAGGTCGGAGCCGCACACGCCGGACGCCTTGATCCGCACGCGGACCTCGCCGGGGCCGGGGTCGTCGATCTCCACCTCGCGGATCTCCATGGGGGCCTGGAACCCGGTCAGCACGGCCGCGCGCATCAGCATGCGCCTCACGGTAACCGGGCGGCCATATTCGAGCAAGCGGTTGCTAGGTAGGCCGTTGACGCCGGCGCGGTGTTCGCCGCCTACCTGGGCTGAGCGTGCCGCTCGGTGAAGGACAGGATCCGCCGCCAGGCGTCCTCGCAGGCGCTCTCCCACTCCTTGTACGAGCGGTCGAAGAACGAGTGCGGGGCGCCCTCGTACACGTGCTCCTCGTACGGGGTGCCGGCGCGCTCCAGCGCCGCCTCGTACGCCGCGAACTCCTCCGGCGTGGAGGCCGTGTCCGCGCCGCCGCGCAGCAGCAGGACCGGCGCGCCAGGACCGGTCTCCGGCGCCTGGATGGCCCGGAGCGCGCCGTAGAAGCCGATGCCGCCGGCGATGCCGTTGCCGCCCTCGTGGGCCTGCCGCCAGGAGTGCGCGCCGCCCATGCAGAAGCCGACCGTGAAGACCGGGCCGGGCAGCGCGTCGGTGGCGGCGCGCACGTCGGCGCGGATGCCGTCGGCGGTCAGCTGCCTGACGTGCGTCATGTGGTCGAAGTCGTCGCCGCGGTCGCCGGTGCCCGCGGTGCGGCCGAAGTAGTCGATCGCGATCGTGCGGAAGCCCGCCTCGGCGAAGCGCAGCGCGAGGTCGCGGTAGAACGGGTGCAGCCCGCGCACGTCCGGCATGATCACGACGCTGCGGCCGTTCGGCTCGGCGGGCTCGGCCCTGAAGGCCATGAAGCGGTTGCCGTCGGCCGCGGTCAGCTCGAACTGCTCGTGCGAGGCCACCTCGCCCTGGACGGGCGGAGCGGGCGGCCTGCTGTCGGTGGAGTGGCACATGTCCGCCAGCATGCCCCCAAGGATCACGGATATCCACCTGCGGAGGAGTATCGCGCCGTCTGTCGTGGAAGGTCAGAGGCATGACCTATCACCCCAACCTCGATCCCGAGCTGCGCGCCGCGATCGAGGCGGCGCCCATGCCCGTGGTCGACCTCGCGGCCATGACGCCGGAGGAGCTGCGGGCGCGGCGCGCGGAGACCGCCGCGTTCGTGGCCGCCGTGCCGCGGCCGGAGACCGAGGTGTCCATCGAGGACCGGCACGTCCCTGGGCCGGACGACGCCCCCGAGGTGCGGGTGCGGATCTACCGCCCGCCGGGCGGCGGCACGGAGTTGCCGGGCCTCTACTGGATCCACGGCGGCGGCATGATCATGGGCAGCCCCGAGTTCGACGACGCCATGATGATCGACTACGTCGAGCGGCTCGGCCTGGTCGCGGTCTCCGTGGACTACCGGCTGGCCCCGGAGCATCCGCATCCCGCGCCGGTCGAGGACTGTTACGCGGGGCTGGCGTGGACCGCCAAGTCCGCCGCCGAGCTGGGCATCGACCCGGCCAGGCTGGCGGTGGGCGGGGCCAGCGCGGGCGGCGGGCTCGCGGCGGCGACGGTGCTGCTGGCCCGCGACCGAGGCGGTCCCGACGTGGCCTTCCAGCTTCTGATCTGCCCCATGCTGGACGACCGTGACGCCACGCACTCCAGCGAGCAGCACGCCGACGCCGTGGTGTGGGACAGGGCCGCGAACCGCTACGGGTGGAAGGCGCTGCTCGGCGAGCGGGCGGGCGGGCCCGGCGTGTCCCCGTACGCCGCCCCGGCGCGGGCCGAGGACCTGTCGGGGCTGCCGCCGGCGTTCGTGGACGTGGGCGAGATGGAGGTGTTCCGTGACGAGGACATGGACTACGCCTCGCGGCTGGCGCGGGCCGGGGTGTCGACCGAGTTCCACCTCTACCCGGGGGCCTTCCACGGGTTCGACATGATGGTGCCGGACGCGGCGCTGAGCCGCCGGGCGCGGGAGGCGAGGATCGCGGCGCTGCGGCGGGCGTACGGGGTCTGACCGGGAGGCTGGGCAACCAACCAAGCGTGCGCTAGGTTGGTTGTCGTGGATCTCGACTTCTCCCCGGCCGAGCGGGACTTCCGCGCCGAGGTTCGCGACTGGCTGAGCGCCAACGTCCCCGATCCGCCGCTGCCGTCCATGGACACCGCCGAGGGCTTCCAGGCGCACCGTGCCTGGGAGGCGCGGCTCGCCGCCGCCCGGCTCTCGGTGGTCTCCTGGCCCGAGGAGTACGGCGGCCGCGGCGCCTCCCTCATCGATTGGCTGATCTTCGAGGAGGAGTACTGGGCCGCCGGCGCGCCGGCCCGCGTCACCCAGAACGGGATCTTCCTGCTGGCCCCGTGCCTCATGCGGTTCGGCACCCCGGAGCAGCGCGCCCGCTGGCTGCCGCGCATGGCCTCCGGCGCCGACGTCTGGGCCCAGGCCTGGTCCGAGCCCGAGGCGGGCAGCGACCTCGCCGCGCTCACCTCCCGCGCCGAGCCCGCCCCCGGCGGCGGCTGGCTGCTCCACGGGCACAAGACGTGGAGCTCGCGGGCCGCCCACGCCACCCACGGCTTCGGCCTCTTCCGCACCTCGGGAGCGCGGCACCAGGGCCTGACCTACGTGATGTTCCCCCTGGACGAGGTCGCGGTCCGCCCGATCGCCCAGCTCGACGGGCTGCCCGGCTTCGCCGAGCTGCACCTCGACGGCGTACGGGTCGAGGAGTCGATGGTGCTGGGCGAGGCCGGACAGGGCTGGTCCATCGCCATGGCCACCACGTCCTCGGAACGCGGCCTCACCCTGCGCAGCCCCGGGCGCTTCCTCGCCACCGCCGACCGGCTCCTCGCGCTGGCCCGCGCGTCCGGTGACCCGGCGGCGGCCGACCGGGCGGCGCGGTGCTGGACGGAGGCGGAGGCGTACCGGCTGCACACGTACGCGACCGCGCGCCGCATCATGGCGGGGGAGGAGACCGGGGCGGCGGCCAGCCTCGGCAAGATCTTCTGGTCGGAGCTGGACCTGCGCATGCACGCCCTCGCCCTGGAACTGCTCGGCGAGCGGGCGGGGGAGACGCCCTGGCTGGACGGCTTCCTGTTCGCGCTGGCCGGGCCCATCTACGCGGGCACGAACGAGATCCAGCGCACCATCGTCGCCGAACGCGTCCTGGGGCTGCCGCGATGAACTTCGCCTTCACCGACGAGCAGCTCGCGTTCGGCGCGGCCGTCCGCGACGTGCTGCGCGACGCCTGCCCCCCGGCCGCGCTGCGCACCGAGCGGCGGCCCGGCTGGCGGCGGCTCGCCGGGCTCGGCCTCTTCGCCGCGCTGCTGCCGCCCGAGCGCGACGGGCTCGGGCTCGGGCTGACCGACGTGCTGCCCGCGCTGGAGGAGATCGGGCGGGCCTGCCTGCCGGGTCCGGTCGCGGAGACCGCCGTGACCGCGCCGCTGCTGCCCGAGGCCGCCGCCGGCGAGGTGTGCGTGAGCGTCCTCGCTCCGGGGCAGGCGTACGCGGCGGACGCCGACCTCGCCGACCTCCTCGTGGTGCTCGGCGAGGACGAGGCCCGGCTGGTCAGCGGGGAGGCGGCCAGGCTCGACCCGCGGCCGGGGATCGATCCGTGCCGGCCGCTGTTCGCCGTCGCCTACGACACGTCCGAGCCGCTGGAGGCGCCGG is part of the Nonomuraea coxensis DSM 45129 genome and encodes:
- a CDS encoding acyl-CoA dehydrogenase family protein, which codes for MNFAFTDEQLAFGAAVRDVLRDACPPAALRTERRPGWRRLAGLGLFAALLPPERDGLGLGLTDVLPALEEIGRACLPGPVAETAVTAPLLPEAAAGEVCVSVLAPGQAYAADADLADLLVVLGEDEARLVSGEAARLDPRPGIDPCRPLFAVAYDTSEPLEAPAAPVLHRLAVAGAAQLVGVARELLARSVAYARVRTQFGAPIGTFQAVKHRLADVAVAVEFAAPLVWRAALALDAGAPAAGRDASAAKAAAGEAAALAARSALQVHGAVGYTDELDLRFWLARAWSLGAAYGTSAVHRERVRSALLGGDARRWP
- a CDS encoding acyl-CoA dehydrogenase family protein gives rise to the protein MDLDFSPAERDFRAEVRDWLSANVPDPPLPSMDTAEGFQAHRAWEARLAAARLSVVSWPEEYGGRGASLIDWLIFEEEYWAAGAPARVTQNGIFLLAPCLMRFGTPEQRARWLPRMASGADVWAQAWSEPEAGSDLAALTSRAEPAPGGGWLLHGHKTWSSRAAHATHGFGLFRTSGARHQGLTYVMFPLDEVAVRPIAQLDGLPGFAELHLDGVRVEESMVLGEAGQGWSIAMATTSSERGLTLRSPGRFLATADRLLALARASGDPAAADRAARCWTEAEAYRLHTYATARRIMAGEETGAAASLGKIFWSELDLRMHALALELLGERAGETPWLDGFLFALAGPIYAGTNEIQRTIVAERVLGLPR
- a CDS encoding dienelactone hydrolase family protein; this encodes MLADMCHSTDSRPPAPPVQGEVASHEQFELTAADGNRFMAFRAEPAEPNGRSVVIMPDVRGLHPFYRDLALRFAEAGFRTIAIDYFGRTAGTGDRGDDFDHMTHVRQLTADGIRADVRAATDALPGPVFTVGFCMGGAHSWRQAHEGGNGIAGGIGFYGALRAIQAPETGPGAPVLLLRGGADTASTPEEFAAYEAALERAGTPYEEHVYEGAPHSFFDRSYKEWESACEDAWRRILSFTERHAQPR
- a CDS encoding alpha/beta hydrolase gives rise to the protein MTYHPNLDPELRAAIEAAPMPVVDLAAMTPEELRARRAETAAFVAAVPRPETEVSIEDRHVPGPDDAPEVRVRIYRPPGGGTELPGLYWIHGGGMIMGSPEFDDAMMIDYVERLGLVAVSVDYRLAPEHPHPAPVEDCYAGLAWTAKSAAELGIDPARLAVGGASAGGGLAAATVLLARDRGGPDVAFQLLICPMLDDRDATHSSEQHADAVVWDRAANRYGWKALLGERAGGPGVSPYAAPARAEDLSGLPPAFVDVGEMEVFRDEDMDYASRLARAGVSTEFHLYPGAFHGFDMMVPDAALSRRAREARIAALRRAYGV
- a CDS encoding cupin domain-containing protein, producing the protein MSYPPIRHEGEKGTTGGVLRTGDRAPDLRMCENGTQVHYLGTGDSTGGAFGLYRWEMGPNPSGPSPHFHRTITESFYVLSGEIRLFNGETWATGRPGDFLFVPEGGIHAFRNESGAPASMLILFTPGAPREAYFEELADIANTGRELTPEEWTDLYLRHDQYMV
- a CDS encoding alcohol dehydrogenase catalytic domain-containing protein, producing the protein MLMRAAVLTGFQAPMEIREVEIDDPGPGEVRVRIKASGVCGSDLKAIDGKSPVVREPPFILGHESAGVVESVGAGVTGLRPGEPVVIAMNGPCGRCRHCGAGRFHLCSGPARLQAITGGAPRVRLDGRETRRFIGIGSFAEYAVVAETMCVKVGPAADFAALALLACGVVTGVGAVLNVARVEPGSSVLVVGCGGVGLNVVQGAVLAGATTIVAADVAEPKLKLAERFGATHTLLAADLPRQVGELVRGGADYAFDVTGVPGVLAQAFAATRQGGTTVMVGSPPAGRPVELDPGLLFASRRLMGTQGGDAAPHRDLPMLAGLHRRGRLDLDGLISERLPLDAVNDAVAHVREGAVARTVITF
- a CDS encoding ArsR/SmtB family transcription factor, with the translated sequence MSEFPEEPIYQQLARVAKALASPVRLRLLDVLDQRERTVEELSAAAGVALKNTSAQLQQLRAAHLVTSRRDGPRVYYRLADERVSRFLGELQGFAHDRLAGLRDAVRDRLGTMEGVTAGELAGRLTDPATLVLDVRPAADYAAGHVPGAVSVPLAELRERLAELPRDASIVAYCGGPYCVVSPEAVRVLREHGFDARPLDGGYLGWRRGM